The following are from one region of the Thiocapsa rosea genome:
- a CDS encoding iron-sulfur cluster assembly protein, translating into MAPIKPEEVKELLRQIRFPGRSRDVVSLGFVKSVAVQGTNIEVEFTPDSINAEKVTAMENETRALLQGLGFETIEIHTEPPYDDDSMLLGGASMNPLQVDLKEYGLDPIPDPSHGGAPHLKDLLAGAEDKERKPPPTSPPTSEIPDAFDPPIVDGPQGNADPTYNGPVPVFQWQINPEDPDAQERQGKVKLSIGSWNYVVLWSIHAEEDLVYASVHARHWIYYDGKARPNPAGRTEGVNLVYDRRRGGVVAIYGTVKDFRPFVEAYRRAYSGEVSEPEPALDAA; encoded by the coding sequence ATGGCACCGATTAAACCCGAAGAGGTGAAGGAGCTTCTGCGGCAGATCCGCTTTCCCGGTCGGTCACGCGATGTCGTGTCGCTCGGGTTCGTCAAGAGCGTCGCGGTCCAGGGAACCAACATCGAGGTGGAATTTACGCCGGACTCGATCAACGCCGAGAAGGTCACGGCCATGGAGAACGAGACCCGTGCCCTGTTGCAGGGACTCGGGTTCGAGACCATCGAGATCCATACCGAGCCACCCTACGACGACGACTCCATGCTGCTCGGCGGCGCCTCGATGAATCCGCTGCAGGTCGATCTGAAGGAATACGGCCTAGACCCCATCCCCGACCCCAGCCACGGCGGTGCGCCGCATCTCAAAGATCTTCTGGCCGGCGCCGAGGACAAGGAGCGCAAACCGCCACCGACGTCGCCGCCCACCTCCGAAATCCCCGATGCCTTCGACCCACCCATCGTCGACGGACCCCAAGGCAACGCCGATCCGACCTACAACGGACCCGTGCCGGTCTTTCAATGGCAGATCAACCCGGAGGATCCCGATGCCCAGGAGCGCCAAGGCAAGGTCAAGCTCAGCATCGGCAGTTGGAACTATGTCGTTCTCTGGTCGATTCACGCCGAGGAAGACCTGGTCTATGCGTCGGTTCATGCCCGGCATTGGATTTACTACGACGGCAAGGCCCGGCCGAATCCCGCCGGACGCACGGAGGGCGTGAACCTCGTCTACGATCGTCGACGCGGAGGCGTCGTGGCGATCTACGGAACCGTGAAGGATTTTCGCCCCTTCGTCGAGGCCTACCGTCGGGCCTACAGCGGTGAAGTCAGCGAGCCCGAGCCCGCGCTGGACGCGGCTTAG